The DNA window TTTTCTTCTCATTCAAAGCCTGATTATTTTCCTGACCTTTAATTTGCAACTCTTGAGTTCTTTCAATATATCGCTTTTCTGCTTTATACGCTGAATACAAATTTGTAGTTTTTAATCACTTTTCAAATTCAATTCTACCTTTTGGTGTCTCATTATATAATACATATGTTGTAGCTCCAGTTTCAGGGTCTTGATGTAAAACTTCTCTTAAAAATTCTGCTGGTATTCCAATTTCTTTTATTTTTTTACTAAAACTTAAATTGCCCTCAAGTAAACCTTGTTCAACAGCTTCTCTTCTTTTTCTAATAGAAGTAGAACTATCATCATTTTTAATAACACTTCATCTTTTTCTTGTATCATGAAGTTTAGATAATTTTGCTTCTGCATAATTTCAATTAGGTTTATAATTACTTTCCATTTTATTAAATTGATTTGAATTATCTTTACTCATTTTTGCCCCACTGAAATCAATTTCATTATTAGAATCTACTAATGCTGATTTTTCTTCTTTAAAATATGATTGATTTAATACATTATCTTGTTTATTAAGTGTCTGAGAATTATCTCTATTTTGATTTGTAATTTGAGAAGTTTGTTGTAATTGACTATTATTGTCATTCGAATGTTTATCTGGTCTGTCATTATTTTTAACTCTCTGATGGTCTAAAACAGCATTATTTTTGATAGCTATAATGTCTGATTCTAAAACTCTTGGATCTCCCCCTGCACTATTTAATTTTTCAATTCTTGCTTGAATAATATTTCTCATAATTAGTGGGCGACCTTTTTCATCAGTTTTTGACATTGCATTAATTTCAGCTGATGTATCTTTAAATTCTTTAAAGTTTTCCTCTTCAAGTAATTTTTCTTTTCTAGCTTGTACAAGTTGTCTAAATTTACTCATTCCACTAACATTATCTGTTGACAATAAGTTTTTACCATCTTCTCTAACTACTTCTTCTGGGGTAATTTTTAATAATTCTTCTTTTGAAAAATCTCCATTATAATTATTTTGAGGAGCATTTTTAATTGATTCTTTAATATTTGCTCTCATTTGAGCAAATTTATCCATTGATTGATTGTTTGATTCGCTCATATTGTTTTTTTCCTCTTGACTCTCTTGTGTTTTAATTGAAGTACTTTTAAATTCTTCTTTGATATTATTATTATTATTATTTGCTACTGTTGATTTAGTATTTTGATTAGATGATTCTTTTGTTATTTGCTGAGATATTAAATTTTTGTTAATATTACTTTCTTGCAAGTTTTGTTGCTTAGTTGTAGTTTCTTTATCAATGATCTTAGAAACTTCAATTCTTTTAAAACTTTCTCCCTTATATTTTTTAATTTCTTCTTCTCCAATTACAATATTTGCCAAAATACTACCATTTTTAATAGGACTACCTATTTTAATTGTTTTTGCAATAAGACCATTATAATTAGACTTTATCTTAACTTCTTTACCATCTTCTAGTTCAACCAGAGCAAAATCTTCACCAAAAACAATTTCTTCTCCAGAAAATAATCATTTTTTTAAAATAGCTTTAGATTGTAAATTTCTAGCTCTTAGATGTACCATAATATGACTGCCCCTTTAGTATTTTTATATACCACCTATTATTATATAAAAAATAAAGGCAAATTCCTACCTTTATTAGTTAACATATTTAGTTTTAAATATTAATACTCCATTTTTTACAAGTTTTTTATAACGTTCTGCTTCTCTTAAATTATCTTTAACATAGGCTCTGTCTTTATAATTAATTGACAAAATTCATCTTTTAATTTGAATTTTATTGTTTTTTTCAGCTAATTTACTATTTTTAATAGAGGCAATTTTTAACTTACGTTCGAGAAGTTTATTTTTAATATAATCTCTTTTTTTAGCTTTTCTTTCATTTTTCTCTAATACTTTAATTCCTTTTAAAAAGACTTTATATTCAGTTTTTTTGTGAATTAAATTCATTTTAGCTTGATTTTTAATAGTTACTTTTTTTAATTTCTGTTTTTGGATACGATATGCATGTTCTTCTCTAGTGATCAATTTTCCTTCAATATCATGTCATCTATAAAATTTACCATTATTTCATCTTAAATAAATAAATTGTAAACCCACCACTATTAAAGTTATACATAAACAAGCAAATAAAAAAGTAGATATAACCAATCATTGTGGGCCAAAGCTTTCTCTAGCAATAAACTTTTGCCCATCAACTGTATATGATAATTCATATTGGTGGATATTTAAAAATCAATATGGATATCACATTTGCTCAGTAAAGTGTCTTGTTTTATCAATAACACCATTTTCAGGACTTCAAATGTTATTTCAAAAATAATCATAACCAGAAAATGCTGAGCTAATATTGCCACTTGGTGGACTATATATTCTTGAATAAAATTCAGGCGAATAAAAATTATATCTTAATTCTCCTCTTATCATTGTAAAAATCAAATATCCTGTTGGATATAAACAATTCATTGGTAAAGAGAATTTTGAATATTTTCTAGGAGAATAATACTGATCTCCACAAGAAAAAATAAAGTAACCAATCATAATACTTGGAATAAAGATATGTAGAACACTAGTAGAAACTCAACTGGATGGATAATATGCACCCATTTCATCAACAGATGCAAGAAGTCCAAATCAAAAAACAATCATAGTTAAACTTATATATACTGTCATTGCTAATTCTACTGAGAATGGCGGTTTTGTGTTATATATTTTTTTCATAAAAATTGCCATTGCTAAATAGAAAACTACAGCATAATTTGATTGAGTTGTAAAAAATGAATAATATATATTTAATCTTTCTAAAGTAGGAATCCCTTCAAGATTCTTTTTAGGTGAATATATTTGTAAAACAAAATCGAACGCTAAAAAAGCAACTAAAACCATTAGTATCATTACTTTTAAAGAAAATTCAAAATCTTTATTAAATTTCATAATATATCACCTTATTTCTCATTGTAAAAATTATATCTAAATACAATAAAAAAACCAAACTGATATACTACTATTTGTATAAGATATTATTTATAAAAATTTTAGAGTTTGATTACAAATCATTAACTCTTCGTTAGTTCTAACTTTTAAAATTGGCATTTTTGATTTAGCAGATGAAATTACTAAATAATCAGAATATTTTTCATCATTTAAGTTTGAATCAA is part of the Spiroplasma cantharicola genome and encodes:
- a CDS encoding Pr6Pr family membrane protein, with protein sequence MKFNKDFEFSLKVMILMVLVAFLAFDFVLQIYSPKKNLEGIPTLERLNIYYSFFTTQSNYAVVFYLAMAIFMKKIYNTKPPFSVELAMTVYISLTMIVFWFGLLASVDEMGAYYPSSWVSTSVLHIFIPSIMIGYFIFSCGDQYYSPRKYSKFSLPMNCLYPTGYLIFTMIRGELRYNFYSPEFYSRIYSPPSGNISSAFSGYDYFWNNIWSPENGVIDKTRHFTEQMWYPYWFLNIHQYELSYTVDGQKFIARESFGPQWLVISTFLFACLCITLIVVGLQFIYLRWNNGKFYRWHDIEGKLITREEHAYRIQKQKLKKVTIKNQAKMNLIHKKTEYKVFLKGIKVLEKNERKAKKRDYIKNKLLERKLKIASIKNSKLAEKNNKIQIKRWILSINYKDRAYVKDNLREAERYKKLVKNGVLIFKTKYVN
- a CDS encoding 2-oxo acid dehydrogenase subunit E2, encoding MVHLRARNLQSKAILKKWLFSGEEIVFGEDFALVELEDGKEVKIKSNYNGLIAKTIKIGSPIKNGSILANIVIGEEEIKKYKGESFKRIEVSKIIDKETTTKQQNLQESNINKNLISQQITKESSNQNTKSTVANNNNNNIKEEFKSTSIKTQESQEEKNNMSESNNQSMDKFAQMRANIKESIKNAPQNNYNGDFSKEELLKITPEEVVREDGKNLLSTDNVSGMSKFRQLVQARKEKLLEEENFKEFKDTSAEINAMSKTDEKGRPLIMRNIIQARIEKLNSAGGDPRVLESDIIAIKNNAVLDHQRVKNNDRPDKHSNDNNSQLQQTSQITNQNRDNSQTLNKQDNVLNQSYFKEEKSALVDSNNEIDFSGAKMSKDNSNQFNKMESNYKPNWNYAEAKLSKLHDTRKRWSVIKNDDSSTSIRKRREAVEQGLLEGNLSFSKKIKEIGIPAEFLREVLHQDPETGATTYVLYNETPKGRIEFEKWLKTTNLYSAYKAEKRYIERTQELQIKGQENNQALNEKKNQDVDQEKEQGIYKKIHLKLSENENLRTMETEEFNANDDEFDNSLVLENSSTVDFEKDDIPEKTPKVVQREIKTEISKKDDELVKVYDKKIADETLDFLKSEIRELHRTLKEQNQLHAATSKLNQQSNFNAGPDTFGQMMQYMLMQNMMQNMNQNKITNRDISASDLKSIIKEEISLFANDLKEKQIKEEAEKQKLEAERRKEQERLILEQEIIAKVEREFREKYERERLEEEQLIQEEIDFKKLERQKENIREINFEKDKPDNSVGYLQFESNDQNKVIEREKINQNRNSAVKSMILSQNFIPPLTISTEIDMSSILKLKHMLKQTQNHIKFTTISFIAKAISIALEEYPRLNSSYDPETNEVIIKKYHNIGLATETSEGLIIPVLKFVDRLSIKEVAIDIKEMTSRLRAGELLNYEAEGSTITISNYGTVGAIQATPTIFYPNAAVIGVGKVVKKPVVVDNEKLAIKAIMHMSLTVDQRIIDAAESGNFLAKVKSILEKPEILTVS